In the genome of Pirellulales bacterium, the window TCGACTTCGACTTCCACGGCAACGCTGTTCATAACGCACCTTGTAGGGCTGCTTGACCGGAATGCCCCGACCCGCATCTAATCCTAAGCAGCCGAGCAAGCCCGGTTCCGCCGCGTCAGGCACTCAGAAACGGAAGAGCCAAATCCTTGACGCTAAAAAGTAGCGGTCACTCCCATAAAATCGAAAAGTTTTTTCCGCAGCCGCGGCAAGTCACCCATTGCCGCGAAGTCTCCTCGTCGAGCCGGACGCTGCGGCGGGTCCGATGCGATGCACTGCCGCAATCGCTGCATCGCGGACGGATCGCGCGGATGCATGGCAATTCCCGCGGTCGCGCGAATTGTTCGGCATCCTGCCGACTGCGGTTCATTCGTCGTCGTCCTGATCGATCGGTTCAATGAACGACTCGGGCAATCCCAATACCTCGACTTCCGCGGACGACAAGAAAACGCGGGTGACGTTGAACGCCGCAGCCTGTTCGGCCATCGGGTCCGCTTTGGTTTCGGCGATCGCCTTTTCCCGTGCGTTCAACACTTCGCCGCCGCGCCGCTCGACTTCCACAAGCTGGACTGCCTCGGGCTTGCAATAGTCGCGCAGCTCGGGAGAAACGAATCGCCACCAATGCCACGAGCGACGAAAGACACGCGGCCATGATTCGTTTTCGAGCCCGGCAATCGCTTGCCGATCGCTCGCCGCCTTCTCCAATGCCGCCGGTGAAAGCAAGCCGCCCCGGTCGAGTGCTTCCGCTTCGCGCACGTCGTTCATGTCGGCGGTTGACTCGTCCCAGAATGTCAGCAACTTTTCGTCGGCTTCAAACTTCCACCACGCCCAAGGTCGTCCGAGCTTGTCTGCATGCTCGGCCAACAGTTCATCGCGGAAGTGTTCCCACGCCAGCCGCATTTCGTCGAGCATATCGGCCGGCCAGCCGCCTTTCGGCTCGCGCCCCCACACACAGCGAAACACGTCGAGCCCGTAGCGGAGAAAATCCTTGTGGTCGGCGGTCCACTCACGACGGGCAACGTGGCGTCGATTGATCTTGGGCATGGCGTTTAGTTCCTTGTTCCAGGCCGCCGGGGTCCGCGATGCTCGGCCGGCGGTTCAATGTCGAGCCCCAACTCGCGGACGGTCAATCGAAAAGCGTTCATACTCTGCCGCTCAGACGCCGCGGCGGGATTCTCTCGCGTCGCGCCGGTCTTGCCGGGCACGAGCAAGCCATCGCGGGCGATGATCTCACGAGCGGCCGCCGCCAAGTCGAGCATGCGGGCGGCATGTTCCAAAAGCCGTAGCTGGTGGTCTGACTCAATCGAAAACTCGTCATTCACGGCCCGCCAGAACGCTTTGCCGGCCTTTTCCAGCACGGCAGGCGATTTGGGACGAGCGGTTTTCGGCATGGCATTCATGGATCGCCTCAGTTCCTTGGGGTGAAAAATGGTCGCCGGTCGCTAACAGGCTGTTTGGGGCAACGCTCAAATGCGTTCGGCTGGGGAACGGTCCGCCGAGGGCCTCAGCGCCACAAAATTGCCCCCCCCTGCCTATCGCTCCGCTGCCGGCTGTTGGTCATGGCGGTCGTCATGCGTCTGCGCTCTCGCGGGCTTCGCCGTGGTTTTTCGTCAACGGATGCAACGGATGGAACGGATGTTGATTTCCGCATAACTCTCTCCCGTGCGCGCATAAGGCGTGAACCCGGAAGTTCCATCCGTTCAATCCGTTCCATCCGCGAGTAGTCCAATACCGCGATAGATAGGTCCGTTGCTTGTGAATCGTTCTAAGCCGCGCTCTGTCATAGACATACCGAAACGGCGGCCGCTAATTGGATGTTCGCCGGCTGCTTTGGCCCACTCGACATAGGCCGCATAAAGTGTGCTCGCACGGCATGTGGCTATTTGGGTAAGATGGCAGCAATCCCTCAAAAATGCCCCAATGCTGTCCATTTCAGAGCGGTATCCGCCGGTGGCTTCGGTCACTTCGGACGGTTCGCCGAGCCCGTCTGCTTGCCACTCGCCGCACCCTAAAAGCATCCAATTAAGGATGCCAGACGCCTCGGTCTGAAGCCGCTCGCACATATCGGTGACGGCTTCCGAATCGCTGATAACAGCGTCGAAGGGAATCATCTTGATGCGCCGCCAAATGGCATGGTCGGTGCCTTTAATGATTGGTCGATGGTTCGTTCCAAACCACAATTTATGCGTCGGCTGAAACTCCCAAAAGTTCTCGCGCATCCGCCGAGCCCGGATCGCATCGCCGCCGGAAAGTTCCTTTGCCATCGATTCGGCCAGCCGCTTGCCCTCCTCGGTTTCAATGACGACGGCGAGCCGCATGCCGTACAAATCAGTCAACCCGGTCGGATGCGATGCGCCATCCTTTTGCATCAACACTTCGGCCGAGAGCTTCGTTGCATAGTCGGTGCCCATCGTCGAAAGCATGGCGTTCAGGAATGTCGATTTTCCATTAGCGCCGCTGCCAAAAAGGAATGCCAACACGTGATCGCGGACGACGCCGGTCAATGAATATCCGGCCAGCCGTCGCAGAAATCCCTCGATCGACTTGCGGCCGTTGCTGATTTTTGACAACCCGGAAAGCCATAATTTGCAATCCGCAGACGGGTCAAAAATCGTCGGGCATAGCTTGGTTATCAGATCTTCGCGCCGGTGCGATCGCAGCCGTTGGGTTTGCAAATCGAGCGTGCCATTGCAGACGTTGAACAGCCAGCCGTTCGCGTTGAGTTCTTTAACCTCGACCGCGATTCCCGGTTCGGAGCGTGCCATCAAAAGCATGGCCAGGATGCCGCGATTGCTCGCGCTGTATTTCGCGAACCGCAAGATGGCCTCTTGCATCCCGTAATCGCATTGCTCCAATTCGGCAGCGGCCACTTTCCAGATTGCATCGGCACATTGCTTGGCCAACGCCTCAATGCGCGTGCCTTCGTCAATCGCCCATCGCTTACCATCGAAGACGAGCCATTTTCGCCACGCCGCGACATACCGAACGTCTTCGCCAAACATGCGGATGAATCGCCGGCCGTTGCTCAGGTCGGTTTGTCCGTCGCTCTGCCGAATCGGTGGAATCTGCCCGGCCGCCACCAGTGGAATTGGCGGTTTGCGCCGACGCCTTGGCCTGTCGCCTTGCTCCGCGATGGTATATTCGGCTTCCGCCGCCTCGTCCGCTGCCCTTTCGGCTTCCGCGTCAACCTGGTCGGTCGTTTGGACGAGCTGCAGCGAGAGCACCTTGGCTTGCTCCGCGTCGATCATGCCGAGCCCGCGCAAAAATCGCTCCCGGTCGCTGGCCTTGTCGGGGTTGATCGCATCGCGGTGCACTTCATTGCCGGCCGCATCGGACGCGATAACGAGCCGGCTGGCTTTGCCGTTCGCCGGCGCCACGTTGAAAACGACTTGTTTCATCGGCCGGTCCTCCGTGCCTTGACCCGGTGTTGAATCGCGTGTTGCGTTGCCCGTCGAATTGCTGGCGGGATTTTTTCCGGGTCGCCTTCGGGCCGCGCGGATAGAGTCAGTTCCTCCGGGCTTAATCCGCCGTCGTGCGGATTCCAGGGTTTTAAAAGCTCCTCCGTCGGCGGGCATCGCGACGGACGAGCCGGTGCTCGCGGTGCGGAGATTTCCTTTGCCAGTGCGAGCAGTACATCCGTCGCCACGTCCGTATAGCTGGGATTGAAAAACCGCTCTGCCGCTTCGTCGGCTTGCTCGCGAGTGAGTTTCAGAAACCGGTGTAGCCCGCATGCCAATGCGGCCGATCCGCCGATGGTGCGAGTGTTCTTTCGCTCGCGCGCATCGGACCATTCCGCCGCGATTCGGTCCTCCAAATCGTTCAGCCGCCCATGTTGCTTGACGGTGAAAAGTGCCGCCGCGATTTCGTTATTCATCGGCTTGACCTCCATCGGCCATCGCGCCGATAACAAGCCCGCGAGCTTCGCGCCATCGACGCCGGGCTGCGGTGTAGAGCAACTTGGCGATGTAGCGGCCGGCCCGTTGGTGGTCGCCGGCCATGATGATTGGCAAGCCCATCGCTATCCAACCGATGCAAGAGCCGATCGCGGCCGTGGGCGTGATCTTGCTTCGCCACTGGCCGGCCTCGATTTCCGGCCAAGTCGCTTCGATGACAATCGCCCGCGTTGGATAGGCCAGCAGTCGCAACACTTCGCGGTCGAACCGTTCGCGCTCTTGGCCGATGCAGCTGAGCAAATCAGATAGCGACTTGCGTTCGATGGCGACAACTGGTTCCAACCCGCGAACCGAATAATCGCCGGTCGTCAGCGTGCCCGGCTCGACTTGAAGCGGTGCCAGGTCAACCGGCAATTGCTCGCGGGTGTCGATGATGGCGACAACGGATTCAGCCGCGAGTTCGGCGGGAATAATGGAGCGTGTCATCGTGCGGCCTCCGAAAAGAGGTCGCGCTGATGCTTGCCTTCAATGTGCCGCTCGGCTTCCCACGGTGGGAGAAAATGCCACGCTGGCAATTGCTGACGGTTCTCTTCCGCCATGCGTTGAAGTCGCTCGCGCCTCAATCGCTGGGCGTCGCGCTCAAGATAGCCGACAGTTTCGGCCGGCGGGAAATTTAGTCGATCTCGGCTAAACTTGCCTTTGCGTTTCGATCGTGGTAACATGTTTTTCTCCGGTCGGTATCGAATCACGAAAGCGCCCCACGCCAGCAAGCAACGGGGCGTTTTTCGTTGGGTGTGGTCGCTATTCGGAATCGCCACGAAAATGGCGCACGAGCCCGGCCGACAGATTGCTTCTCTTGCGCCGTGGCGCAGCAGCCGGTTGGGCGACGGCGCGATTCGACTCGAATGCCTCAATGTCGGCGCGGTCGATCAGATACCGCGGACGGCCGCCCAGATTGGCGGCGGCATTGATAGCGCGCAGTTCGCCGCCCACGATCCAACCGATAACCTTGTTCGGATCGACGCCGTACTCCGCAGCCATTTGCGGCGGTGTGAGCTTCTGCCGTTTTGCGATCCGCTCTGCCTTCCCCTCGGGGACGGCCTTCTTCCGCTCGGAAATTGCGATCGACACTGCCAATTGCTCCCGCCCCAGCCGGACGAGCGCAACAAAAAAAGCGCGGACATCGGCCAGGGACTAAAAAAGTCCTCTTAGTCGAAGTCCGCGCCTTCGTGCCGAGGTTTAGACCAGCGGCATTGAGCACAGCGGGCCGCCGCCCGAACCGTTTAGACAATTCGGGGCAGCAGCGCCTTCTGATATAAATTTTGTGGGCGCATGTTCTTCACCCGCAGATAAGTGTAGTGACCGGTTTTTGCTTGTCAAGGCGGAAAAAGCCAACCGTGAACATGATCGACCACGGCCTGCAATCGCGCATCGCTGATTGATTCGCGGTAGACGCCTGCCATTGATTCGTCGATATGGCCCATGATCGAACTGACGGCCGACTGGTCGCGAGACTCGCCGCCGATCGTCGCAAAGATGTGCCGCAAGCTGTAAAAACCCAAGCCGGGCCGATGCAGATTATGCTCGTCGAGCAGCTTGCGGAATTCCTTCGATACTGGATTGTCGGTCGTTTCCTTCGCCCAGCTTCCGCCGTATTTTGTGACGAACGCCAGCCCCTTGGCCTCTTCCGTCTTTGGTGTCGGCCTCGCCTTGATGGCAGCCTTGACCGCTTCGAGCGTTTCCGGCCAGAGCGGGAATTTTCTCTCGACGCCAGTTTTCGGCCGCGGATAAACGATCCAACCGCGGGCGAGATCAGCGGCGGACGGTAGCGGCATTCTGCCCACGTCATTATTGCCGAGTCCGGCATTGAGCGCGAGCAGGATGAAAGCCTTCATGGGAATCCCGGCCGCGTCGATCAGCTTGCGTAGGTGCGCGGCCTCGATCATCTTCGGCCCCTTCGCCGCTCGCGCCTTGCGCATGACTTTGCGGTTGGGCTTCTTGAACGATGGACCCAATTTGACCGGGCGGTCGATCAAGTCGGCCTCTAGCCCAAACCTGAAGATGGTCCGCACGCGCTGGATTTCGTTGCCGAGTCGGACCGGCCCCCATTGTTTGGCGATGCTCGCCCGGAGCTTGTCAAAGTCTTCCGGGTGTAATTCGTACACCCCGGTCGTCGCGCCGAATGCCTTTATCAGCCGATCGCCGGTCGCGTGATATTCGTCGTAGGTGCGGCGGGTGAGTTCGCCGCTGGCAATCAGCTTTTCCTTGGCGGTCAAGAAATGGTCGCAAAGGTCTTCGATGGTCAAACCGCGGCTACTGCGGACCGGCTTGTCCGCGAGCAACCCATCCTTATCCTGAAGCCATGCCGCTAGCGCCGCTTTGCCTTTGGGATCGTCGGCAATCTTGCCGAAGTAGACCATCTTCCCCTTCACTTTTTTGGCCCAGTAGCCGCGGGCGTGAGGAAAGAGCGGGAAGTCTTTGCGGGGCTTCGCCGGGGCGCCCGCCTTGCTGGCATCGGACCGCACGGCTATTTTTGACATTGCCTTGTCCCTCGGGTGTTCGCTTGTGCCGGGTGTACTAGACGGGTGTACGATAGAATACAAACGGCACAACGAAATGTCAACAAAGTCCGAGAAAACTAGTATCAATCGCGCCTGTAGCTCAGGGGATAGAGCAGCGGTTTCCTAAACCGCAGGTCGCAGGTTCGAATCCTGCCAGGCGTATCGCTTTCTTCGGACTGTTTCGGACGATCCGCGCGCGGCTCCGAGAACCGCCGGGTCGGCATACTGCCTTGCGAGGCTCCCATCGTGAGCGATTCATCGGCGTCGATCGAGCCGATTGCCATGCTGCGGCCGCGGCGACGGATCGTCGGGATGTCGGCCGTGCTTTTGCCGATGGCCGATCGCCGGATCGATTGGGCCGGATTCACTGCCCATCTCTGCCGAACGGCTGATGCCGGTTTGATCCCGGCCGTGAATATGGACACGGGCTATGTCGGCCTTCTCGATCAGGCCACACGGATCGAAGTGTTACGGCAAACGCGGCTCGCAGTCGGGCGGCGGCCTTTCCTGGCCGGGGCGTTTGTCGCCGATTCGCCGGGAAGTCCGTTCGATCGCGACGCCTATCTGCGGGCAATCGATCCGATCGTCGCCCACGGGGGCGGGCCGGTCGTGTTTCAATCGTATGGGCTGACCGAGCGCAGCGAAGTTGGGATCGTGGCGGCGTATGCGGAGTTGGCCAAGACGGTGGAGCGATTCATCGCGTTCGAGTTGGGCACGATGTTCGCGCCGTTCGGCAAGATTTATTCGCTCGAAGTATATCGAGAGTTAATGAGCATCGAGCAATGCGTGGGAGCGAAGCATTCGTCGCTGCGGCGCGATTTGGAATGGCGGCGGCTGGCCTTGCGCGACGCGGTTCGCCCCGATTTTCAAGTCCTCACCGGAAACGACTTGGCGATCGACATGGTCATGTATGGCAGCGATTATCTGCTGGGGCTGAGCACATTTGCCCCGGAGGAATTCGCCCGCCGCGACGCGCTGTGGGCTGCAGGCGATGCGGCGTTTTACGCATTGAACGACGCGTTGCAATATCTCGGCACGTTCGCGTTCCGCAATCCCGTACCGGCCTACAAACATTCCGCGGCCATGTTCTTGAAGCTACGCGGCTGGATCAAGAGCGACGAAACGCACCCCGATAGCCCGACCCGACCGGCCAGCGATCGTGCCATCCTCCACGAAATAGAGCAGCGATTAAAAATCCTAACCACTAACCACTAACCACCGCCCGTGTCTTTTCCTCGTATCGCCGCGCTAAAAACCGCCGAAGCGTTCCGCTCGCACGTCGCCGCGTTGGCAATCGAACTGCCGCTGGCCGATCCGTTGCCTGCGGCCGGCGATTTGGCAATGGGCCGGCCATTTGAAAGACGAACGGGCATAGTCGGTAATCGGTTTGCCATTTTGCCGATGGAAGGGTGGGATGGAGAAACGGATGGCCGACCCTCCGAACTCACTCGGCGGCGTTGGCGGCATTTCGGCATCAGCGGGGCAAAATTGATTTGGGGGGGCGAAGCCGCTGCCGTGCGCCACGATGGCCGGGCCAATCCGAATCAACTGCTCCTCAATGAACAAACACTTCCGGACTTCGACCGCTTGCGAGAGGAACTGGTTGCCGTTCACGAAGACCGATTCGGCCGAACCGACGATCTGCTCGTCGGGTTGCAATTGACGCATTCCGGGCGGTTTTCCCGGCCGAACGACAAGCGCCGCCTCGAACCACGGATCGTATACCGGCATCCGTGCCTCGACCGCCGCTTCGGAATTGCCGACGATCGGCCAATGCTTTCCGACGGCGACCTTGCCTCGCTTGCCGACGATTTCGTTCGCGCCGCGCGGCTCGCACAGCGAGCTGGCTTCGCGTTCGTCGACGTGAAACATTGCCATAGCTATCTTGGCCATGAGCTGCTTTCGGCCGTGGATCGGCCCGGCCGATATGGCGGCAGCTTGGAAAATCGCACGCGGTTTCTGCGCGACATTGTTGCCGGCATTCGCGCCGAAGCGCCGGGGCTCGAGGTCGGCGTGCGCGTCAGCATGTTCGATTTTCGACCGTTCGAGCGCGGCAGCGGCGGAACGGGCATTCCGATGGCCGTGGCCGAGCCGTACCGATATGCCTTCGGGGCCGATGCCGCGACGGGCCTTACGGTCGATTTGCGAGAAACGTCGGAGCTATTCACCCTGTTCGAGAATCTGGGGATCGAGTTGGTTTGCACATCGGCCGGAAGCCCGTATTACAATCCGCATCTGCTTCGCCCCGCCGCGTTTCCGCCTTCCGACGGTTATCAACCTCCGGAAGACCCGCTGGTGGGCGTCGCGCGGCAAATCGCTGCCACGGCGTGGCTCAAGGCTCGGCATCCGCGCCTCGCGCTGATCGGGTCGGGCTATTCGTATTTGCAAGAATGGTTGCCGCAGGTGGCCGAGCGGGCGATCCGCGCTGGCGGGGCCGATTTCATTGGGATTGGCCGCATGGTGTTGGCGTATCCCGAGTTTCCGGCCGACGTGCTGGCTGGCCGGCCGCTTGCCCGCAAACGCCTCTGCCGCACGTTCAGCGATTGCACGACGGCGCCGCGAAATGGCCTGATCTCCGGCTGTTTTCCGCTCGATCCGTTCTACAAGAATCGGCCGGAGCGGATTCAGCTCGCCGCGTACAAGCAGGCCTGAAGTTGAGGCGGCGCGGCCGGGCGGTTTGCGTCGTGGCATCGCCCGACAGCAGCGGTATAATCAAGCCGATAATCGTCTCGGCGAATGCTCCGCGATGGATGAGAGTGTTTCGATGCACAATGCCGAAATCGCCGCCGCTTTGGACGAAATCGCCGATCTGCTGGAATTCCAGGGGGCGAATTCGTTCCGCGTGCGCGCCTATCGCAATGCGGCCCGAACGGTGCACGATCTGACCGAACCGCTCGAACGCGTCGCCGTCGATCCGGCACGCAAGCTTACCGATTTCAACGGAATCGGAGCCGAACTGGCGCTGAAAATCCAAACGCTTGTGAGCACTGGCAAACTGCCGATGCTGGAGGAATTGCGTGCGGCGGTGCCGGAGAGCGTGCTGGCGCTGATGCGCATTCCCGGCTTGGGGCCGAAAAAAGCAGCAGCCCTGTTTTCGCAGCTTGGCATCAAAA includes:
- a CDS encoding helix-turn-helix domain-containing protein, with the protein product MSIAISERKKAVPEGKAERIAKRQKLTPPQMAAEYGVDPNKVIGWIVGGELRAINAAANLGGRPRYLIDRADIEAFESNRAVAQPAAAPRRKRSNLSAGLVRHFRGDSE
- a CDS encoding tyrosine-type recombinase/integrase, with amino-acid sequence MSKIAVRSDASKAGAPAKPRKDFPLFPHARGYWAKKVKGKMVYFGKIADDPKGKAALAAWLQDKDGLLADKPVRSSRGLTIEDLCDHFLTAKEKLIASGELTRRTYDEYHATGDRLIKAFGATTGVYELHPEDFDKLRASIAKQWGPVRLGNEIQRVRTIFRFGLEADLIDRPVKLGPSFKKPNRKVMRKARAAKGPKMIEAAHLRKLIDAAGIPMKAFILLALNAGLGNNDVGRMPLPSAADLARGWIVYPRPKTGVERKFPLWPETLEAVKAAIKARPTPKTEEAKGLAFVTKYGGSWAKETTDNPVSKEFRKLLDEHNLHRPGLGFYSLRHIFATIGGESRDQSAVSSIMGHIDESMAGVYRESISDARLQAVVDHVHGWLFPP
- a CDS encoding ERCC4 domain-containing protein — protein: MTRSIIPAELAAESVVAIIDTREQLPVDLAPLQVEPGTLTTGDYSVRGLEPVVAIERKSLSDLLSCIGQERERFDREVLRLLAYPTRAIVIEATWPEIEAGQWRSKITPTAAIGSCIGWIAMGLPIIMAGDHQRAGRYIAKLLYTAARRRWREARGLVIGAMADGGQADE
- a CDS encoding NADH:flavin oxidoreductase, with amino-acid sequence MSFPRIAALKTAEAFRSHVAALAIELPLADPLPAAGDLAMGRPFERRTGIVGNRFAILPMEGWDGETDGRPSELTRRRWRHFGISGAKLIWGGEAAAVRHDGRANPNQLLLNEQTLPDFDRLREELVAVHEDRFGRTDDLLVGLQLTHSGRFSRPNDKRRLEPRIVYRHPCLDRRFGIADDRPMLSDGDLASLADDFVRAARLAQRAGFAFVDVKHCHSYLGHELLSAVDRPGRYGGSLENRTRFLRDIVAGIRAEAPGLEVGVRVSMFDFRPFERGSGGTGIPMAVAEPYRYAFGADAATGLTVDLRETSELFTLFENLGIELVCTSAGSPYYNPHLLRPAAFPPSDGYQPPEDPLVGVARQIAATAWLKARHPRLALIGSGYSYLQEWLPQVAERAIRAGGADFIGIGRMVLAYPEFPADVLAGRPLARKRLCRTFSDCTTAPRNGLISGCFPLDPFYKNRPERIQLAAYKQA
- a CDS encoding phage/plasmid primase, P4 family, whose translation is MKQVVFNVAPANGKASRLVIASDAAGNEVHRDAINPDKASDRERFLRGLGMIDAEQAKVLSLQLVQTTDQVDAEAERAADEAAEAEYTIAEQGDRPRRRRKPPIPLVAAGQIPPIRQSDGQTDLSNGRRFIRMFGEDVRYVAAWRKWLVFDGKRWAIDEGTRIEALAKQCADAIWKVAAAELEQCDYGMQEAILRFAKYSASNRGILAMLLMARSEPGIAVEVKELNANGWLFNVCNGTLDLQTQRLRSHRREDLITKLCPTIFDPSADCKLWLSGLSKISNGRKSIEGFLRRLAGYSLTGVVRDHVLAFLFGSGANGKSTFLNAMLSTMGTDYATKLSAEVLMQKDGASHPTGLTDLYGMRLAVVIETEEGKRLAESMAKELSGGDAIRARRMRENFWEFQPTHKLWFGTNHRPIIKGTDHAIWRRIKMIPFDAVISDSEAVTDMCERLQTEASGILNWMLLGCGEWQADGLGEPSEVTEATGGYRSEMDSIGAFLRDCCHLTQIATCRASTLYAAYVEWAKAAGEHPISGRRFGMSMTERGLERFTSNGPIYRGIGLLADGTD
- a CDS encoding dihydrodipicolinate synthase family protein, coding for MSDSSASIEPIAMLRPRRRIVGMSAVLLPMADRRIDWAGFTAHLCRTADAGLIPAVNMDTGYVGLLDQATRIEVLRQTRLAVGRRPFLAGAFVADSPGSPFDRDAYLRAIDPIVAHGGGPVVFQSYGLTERSEVGIVAAYAELAKTVERFIAFELGTMFAPFGKIYSLEVYRELMSIEQCVGAKHSSLRRDLEWRRLALRDAVRPDFQVLTGNDLAIDMVMYGSDYLLGLSTFAPEEFARRDALWAAGDAAFYALNDALQYLGTFAFRNPVPAYKHSAAMFLKLRGWIKSDETHPDSPTRPASDRAILHEIEQRLKILTTNH